A region from the Agrococcus sp. SL85 genome encodes:
- a CDS encoding glycoside hydrolase family 13 protein, translating into MLQPHHDGSALHVSTLEPRLGDTVRVRLRIPVGADAPLEVLVRSNPDREPFFNKAVHLGTAGGHDWWEAEIRVANPVHRYRWLVHHESGLTQWINQEGVHRIETRDDADFALVAHEPPPAWATDAVLYQVFPDRFARSAEADARSTPAWAVAAGWDEPVVGSGPGVSEQYYGGDLAGAEAHLDHLVDLGATVLYLTPVFPGESNHRYNASTFDEVDPLLGGDEALISLVEAAHAKGLKVLGDLTSNHTGDTHAWFLAAQASEDAPERAFYYFHEGGTYASWLGHASLPKLNWNSQELRDRFIEGPDSVVGRWLRPPYSLDGWRIDVANMTGRYEDDDLNAEVRQIIRRTMVEIDPDTLLLGESTNDATDDFQGDAWHGAMTYANFTRPVWGWLSVPGSAAFGGLGMARSVIPSYTGVDVHAQHQRFVAGIPWRTRLHNMNALDTHDTPRFATNALPGAVPVALGMAVSLPGIPVVWAGDELGLTGVNGEDSRTPMPWASLGEHEATIAVHRELLALRAAQPALRGGGMRWLHVGEEVLVWVRETAASSVLCVAARGFYDVVVEEGDVVLEGAEPAPLWGDGGAAVFGEGGLRLTGSGPSFTAWALPGVAVPVADEPEELAERELLDQNAAQDAALAHGEPAAPTETAAWSKDTLAD; encoded by the coding sequence GTGCTCCAGCCCCATCACGACGGCTCCGCCCTCCACGTCTCCACCCTCGAGCCGCGGCTCGGCGACACCGTGCGGGTGCGCCTGCGCATCCCCGTGGGCGCCGACGCCCCCCTCGAGGTGCTCGTGCGGTCGAACCCGGACCGCGAGCCCTTCTTCAACAAGGCGGTGCACCTGGGCACCGCCGGCGGGCACGACTGGTGGGAGGCCGAGATCCGGGTGGCGAACCCCGTGCACCGCTACCGGTGGCTCGTGCACCACGAGTCGGGGCTCACGCAGTGGATCAACCAGGAGGGCGTGCACCGCATCGAGACGCGCGACGACGCCGACTTCGCGCTCGTCGCGCACGAGCCGCCGCCCGCCTGGGCGACCGACGCCGTGCTCTACCAGGTGTTCCCGGACCGCTTCGCGCGCTCCGCGGAGGCGGATGCGCGATCCACGCCCGCGTGGGCGGTGGCGGCCGGATGGGACGAGCCGGTCGTGGGCTCGGGCCCCGGCGTCTCGGAGCAGTACTACGGCGGCGACCTCGCGGGCGCCGAGGCGCACCTCGACCACCTCGTCGACCTCGGCGCCACGGTGCTCTACCTCACGCCCGTCTTCCCGGGCGAGTCGAACCACCGCTACAACGCCTCGACCTTCGACGAGGTCGACCCGCTGCTCGGCGGTGACGAGGCGCTCATCTCGCTCGTCGAGGCGGCCCACGCGAAGGGCCTGAAGGTGCTCGGCGATCTCACGAGCAACCACACGGGCGACACGCACGCGTGGTTCCTCGCGGCGCAGGCCTCGGAGGACGCCCCGGAGCGCGCCTTCTACTACTTCCACGAGGGCGGCACCTACGCGTCGTGGCTCGGGCACGCCTCGCTGCCGAAGCTCAACTGGAACAGCCAGGAGCTGCGCGACCGCTTCATCGAGGGCCCCGACTCGGTCGTGGGGCGCTGGCTGCGGCCGCCGTACTCGCTCGACGGCTGGCGCATCGACGTCGCCAACATGACGGGCCGCTACGAGGACGACGACCTGAACGCCGAGGTGCGGCAGATCATCCGCCGCACGATGGTCGAGATCGACCCCGACACGCTGCTGCTCGGCGAGTCGACGAACGACGCGACCGACGACTTCCAGGGCGACGCCTGGCACGGCGCGATGACCTACGCCAACTTCACGCGTCCGGTGTGGGGCTGGCTGTCGGTGCCGGGCTCGGCGGCCTTCGGCGGCCTCGGCATGGCGCGCTCGGTCATCCCCTCGTACACGGGTGTCGACGTGCACGCGCAGCACCAGCGCTTCGTGGCCGGCATCCCGTGGCGCACGCGCCTGCACAACATGAACGCGCTCGACACCCACGACACCCCGCGCTTCGCGACGAACGCGCTGCCGGGGGCCGTGCCGGTCGCGCTCGGCATGGCGGTCTCGCTGCCGGGCATCCCCGTGGTGTGGGCGGGCGACGAGCTGGGCCTCACGGGCGTCAACGGCGAGGACTCGCGCACGCCGATGCCGTGGGCGTCGTTGGGCGAGCACGAGGCGACGATCGCCGTCCACCGCGAGCTGCTGGCGCTGCGGGCGGCGCAGCCGGCGCTCCGCGGCGGCGGCATGCGCTGGCTGCACGTGGGCGAGGAGGTGCTCGTGTGGGTGCGCGAGACCGCCGCGTCGTCGGTGCTCTGCGTCGCGGCGCGCGGCTTCTACGACGTGGTCGTCGAGGAGGGCGACGTCGTGCTCGAGGGCGCCGAGCCCGCGCCGCTGTGGGGCGATGGCGGCGCCGCGGTGTTCGGCGAGGGCGGCCTGCGGCTCACGGGATCGGGCCCGTCGTTCACGGCGTGGGCGCTGCCGGGCGTGGCGGTGCCGGTCGCCGACGAGCCGGAGGAGCTCGCGGAGCGCGAGCTGCTCGACCAGAACGCCGCGCAGGACGCCGCGCTCGCCCACGGCGAGCCGGCGGCGCCGACGGAGACGGCCGCCTGGAGCAAGGACACGCTGGCCGACTGA